One region of Salvelinus namaycush isolate Seneca chromosome 3, SaNama_1.0, whole genome shotgun sequence genomic DNA includes:
- the LOC120043925 gene encoding trypsin I-P1-like: protein MDSWWALCAVVVALTCIGKGGHAQLDVCGTAPLNTKIVGGHNAVAGSWPWQASLHRSSGHFCGGSLINKDWVLTAAHCFASTSTSGLLVYLGRQNQKSFNPNEVSQTVSQIIRHPNYNRETNDNDICLLKLSSSVTFTNYIQPVCLTAGGSTYYNGTTSWVTGWGNTNSGVSLPSPQTLQEVELPVVGNRKCTCLYAGVGSITSNMICAGLLAGGKDSCQGDSGGPLVSKPGLVWIQSGVVSFGVSCARPNFPGVYARVSQYQAWIKSQISTDQPGFVTFSSSGNNSDLTVTCAALSGTVLRRLTCQRDPLLSMKVAAPSCRLTCKGSYQNEAILLHR from the exons ATGGACTCGTGGTGGGCGTTGTGTGCTGTGGTAGTAGCGTTGACCTGCATTGGAAAAG GTGGCCATGCACAGTTGGATG TGTGCGGCACAGCTCCTCTCAACACAAAGATCGTGGGGGGTCATAATGCAGTGGCAGGGAGCTGGCCATGGCAGGCCAGTCTGCACAGATCCAGCGGCCATTTTTGTGGAGGCTCCCTTATCAACAAAGACTGGGTCCTGACTGCCGCTCACTGCTTCGCCAG CACCAGCACGTCTGGCCTGCTTGTCTACCTGGGCCGGCAAAATCAGAAAAGCTTCAACCCCAACGAGGTGTCTCAAACGGTCTCTCAGATCATCCGCCACCCCAACTACAACCGTGAAACCAATGACAATGACATATGTCTGCTGAAGCTCTCGTCATCTGTCACCTTCACTAACTACATTCAGCCGGTCTGCCTGACAGCAGGGGGCAGCACATACTACAATGGCACTACTAGCTGGGTCACTGGCTGGGGCAATACCAATAGCGGAG TGTCTCTGCCCTCACCCCAGACCCTACAGGAGGTGGAGCTGCCAGTAGTGGGGAACAGGAAGTGTACCTGTCTCTATGCTGGAGTGGGTTCAATCACAAGCAACATGATTTGTGCTGGTCTATTGGCGGGAGGAAAGGATTCCTGTCAG GGAGACTCAGGGGGGCCGCTAGTGAGCAAACCGGGCTTAGTCTGGATCCAGTCTGGTGTTGTGAGTTTCGGAGTAAGCTGTGCTAGACCAAATTTTCCAGGAGTGTATGCCAGAGTGTCCCAGTACCAGGCCTGGATCAAGAGCCAGATCAGCACTGACCAACCAGGCTTCGTCACCTTCTCCTCCAGTGGGAATAACTCTGACCTCACAGTCACCTGTGCTGCACTGTCCG GGACTGTTCTGAGGCGGCTGACGTGCCAGCGTGATCCATTGCTCAGCATGAAGGTTGCGGCCCCCAGTTGTCGACTGACCTGCAAGGGGTCCTACCAGAATGAGGCCATTTTGTTGCACCGTTGA
- the zgc:193811 gene encoding uncharacterized protein zgc:193811 isoform X1 gives MVLVVLSEQDFGTGSSCCWINCHILPMALWKGHRRELGQTSAGVGHMYVQPVPFYVESHKGASLPPLFQRSPLVSTSSHFSVTSRLEHDRKPQTGPLANTLHPRAPPHWNTHFLNELAQQLRDCGTVRLLSKPISEMQDSYRGQAAPHGPLLDHYCTLLALYGQLDPGQTPTVTADPLVSTAHAYYRRFSRSEIAPSSGLEAPSSYLSLNKSSTHSRLPGHKAPPTMSCHPWLPRPSVPLPYGGKHSLYRDSFRVPAPHPAPSGPSPVAIPDWRQAGTETGAGGAKRGLLRDIVEVPKMYLTENRVYGGNRTVLV, from the exons ATGGTGCTGGTTGTG CTAAGTGAACAGGACTTTGGAACAGGGAGTTCCTGTTGTTGGATCAACTGTCACATTCTTCCAATGGCTTTGTGGAAGGGACACAGGCGAGAGCTGGGACAGACAAGTGCAGGTGTCGGCCATATGTATGTGCAGCCCGTGCCTTTTTATGTGGAGAGTCACAAG GGTGCATCTCTGCCCCCTCTGTTCCAGCGTTCTCCCCTGGTGTCCACCAGCAGTCACTTCTCTGTCACCTCACGCTTGGAGCACGACAGGAAGCCTCAGACGGGGCCCCTGGCCAACACACTGCACCCACGTGCCCCTCCACACTGGAACACACACTTCCTCAATGAGCTGGCACAACAG ctcCGGGACTGTGGGACAGTGCGCCTGCTCTCTAAGCCAATCAGTGAAATGCAGGACAGCTACAGGGGCCAGGCTGCTCCACATGGCCCCCTGCTGGACCACTACTGCACCCTGCTG GCACTTTATGGACAGCTTGATCCAGGCCAGACCCCGACTGTGACAGCAGATCCTTTAGTCAGCACAGCTCATGCATACTACAGGCGCTTTAGCAG GTCAGAGATTGCCCCTTCCTCTGGTCTGGAAGCCCCTTCCTCCTACCTTAGCCTGAACAAGAGCTCCACCCACAGCCGCCTGCCGGGCCACAAAGCCCCTCCCACCATGTCCTGCCACCCTTGGCTGCCCCGCCCCTCTGTGCCCTTACCTTATGGAGGGAAACACAGCCTGTACAGGGACAGCTTCCGTGTGCCTGCCCCTCACCCTGCTCCCTCTGGTCCCTCGCCTGTTGCAATCCCAGACTGGCGACAAGCCGGGACTGAAACTGGGGCTGGAGGAGCTAAGAGAGGGCTTCTCAGGGACATCGTGGAGGTCCCCAAAATGTACCTGACAGAGAACCGGGTCTATGGGGGGAACCGGACTGTACTGGTCTGA
- the zgc:193811 gene encoding uncharacterized protein zgc:193811 isoform X4, translating to MVLVVLSEQDFGTGSSCCWINCHILPMALWKGHRRELGQTSAGVGHMYVQPVPFYVESHKGASLPPLFQRSPLVSTSSHFSVTSRLEHDRKPQTGPLANTLHPRAPPHWNTHFLNELAQQALYGQLDPGQTPTVTADPLVSTAHAYYRRFSRSEIAPSSGLEAPSSYLSLNKSSTHSRLPGHKAPPTMSCHPWLPRPSVPLPYGGKHSLYRDSFRVPAPHPAPSGPSPVAIPDWRQAGTETGAGGAKRGLLRDIVEVPKMYLTENRVYGGNRTVLV from the exons ATGGTGCTGGTTGTG CTAAGTGAACAGGACTTTGGAACAGGGAGTTCCTGTTGTTGGATCAACTGTCACATTCTTCCAATGGCTTTGTGGAAGGGACACAGGCGAGAGCTGGGACAGACAAGTGCAGGTGTCGGCCATATGTATGTGCAGCCCGTGCCTTTTTATGTGGAGAGTCACAAG GGTGCATCTCTGCCCCCTCTGTTCCAGCGTTCTCCCCTGGTGTCCACCAGCAGTCACTTCTCTGTCACCTCACGCTTGGAGCACGACAGGAAGCCTCAGACGGGGCCCCTGGCCAACACACTGCACCCACGTGCCCCTCCACACTGGAACACACACTTCCTCAATGAGCTGGCACAACAG GCACTTTATGGACAGCTTGATCCAGGCCAGACCCCGACTGTGACAGCAGATCCTTTAGTCAGCACAGCTCATGCATACTACAGGCGCTTTAGCAG GTCAGAGATTGCCCCTTCCTCTGGTCTGGAAGCCCCTTCCTCCTACCTTAGCCTGAACAAGAGCTCCACCCACAGCCGCCTGCCGGGCCACAAAGCCCCTCCCACCATGTCCTGCCACCCTTGGCTGCCCCGCCCCTCTGTGCCCTTACCTTATGGAGGGAAACACAGCCTGTACAGGGACAGCTTCCGTGTGCCTGCCCCTCACCCTGCTCCCTCTGGTCCCTCGCCTGTTGCAATCCCAGACTGGCGACAAGCCGGGACTGAAACTGGGGCTGGAGGAGCTAAGAGAGGGCTTCTCAGGGACATCGTGGAGGTCCCCAAAATGTACCTGACAGAGAACCGGGTCTATGGGGGGAACCGGACTGTACTGGTCTGA
- the zgc:193811 gene encoding uncharacterized protein zgc:193811 isoform X3 codes for MALWKGHRRELGQTSAGVGHMYVQPVPFYVESHKGASLPPLFQRSPLVSTSSHFSVTSRLEHDRKPQTGPLANTLHPRAPPHWNTHFLNELAQQLRDCGTVRLLSKPISEMQDSYRGQAAPHGPLLDHYCTLLALYGQLDPGQTPTVTADPLVSTAHAYYRRFSRSEIAPSSGLEAPSSYLSLNKSSTHSRLPGHKAPPTMSCHPWLPRPSVPLPYGGKHSLYRDSFRVPAPHPAPSGPSPVAIPDWRQAGTETGAGGAKRGLLRDIVEVPKMYLTENRVYGGNRTVLV; via the exons ATGGCTTTGTGGAAGGGACACAGGCGAGAGCTGGGACAGACAAGTGCAGGTGTCGGCCATATGTATGTGCAGCCCGTGCCTTTTTATGTGGAGAGTCACAAG GGTGCATCTCTGCCCCCTCTGTTCCAGCGTTCTCCCCTGGTGTCCACCAGCAGTCACTTCTCTGTCACCTCACGCTTGGAGCACGACAGGAAGCCTCAGACGGGGCCCCTGGCCAACACACTGCACCCACGTGCCCCTCCACACTGGAACACACACTTCCTCAATGAGCTGGCACAACAG ctcCGGGACTGTGGGACAGTGCGCCTGCTCTCTAAGCCAATCAGTGAAATGCAGGACAGCTACAGGGGCCAGGCTGCTCCACATGGCCCCCTGCTGGACCACTACTGCACCCTGCTG GCACTTTATGGACAGCTTGATCCAGGCCAGACCCCGACTGTGACAGCAGATCCTTTAGTCAGCACAGCTCATGCATACTACAGGCGCTTTAGCAG GTCAGAGATTGCCCCTTCCTCTGGTCTGGAAGCCCCTTCCTCCTACCTTAGCCTGAACAAGAGCTCCACCCACAGCCGCCTGCCGGGCCACAAAGCCCCTCCCACCATGTCCTGCCACCCTTGGCTGCCCCGCCCCTCTGTGCCCTTACCTTATGGAGGGAAACACAGCCTGTACAGGGACAGCTTCCGTGTGCCTGCCCCTCACCCTGCTCCCTCTGGTCCCTCGCCTGTTGCAATCCCAGACTGGCGACAAGCCGGGACTGAAACTGGGGCTGGAGGAGCTAAGAGAGGGCTTCTCAGGGACATCGTGGAGGTCCCCAAAATGTACCTGACAGAGAACCGGGTCTATGGGGGGAACCGGACTGTACTGGTCTGA
- the zgc:193811 gene encoding uncharacterized protein zgc:193811 isoform X2 produces the protein MVLVVLSEQDFGTGSSCCWINCHILPMALWKGHRRELGQTSAGVGHMYVQPVPFYVESHKRSPLVSTSSHFSVTSRLEHDRKPQTGPLANTLHPRAPPHWNTHFLNELAQQLRDCGTVRLLSKPISEMQDSYRGQAAPHGPLLDHYCTLLALYGQLDPGQTPTVTADPLVSTAHAYYRRFSRSEIAPSSGLEAPSSYLSLNKSSTHSRLPGHKAPPTMSCHPWLPRPSVPLPYGGKHSLYRDSFRVPAPHPAPSGPSPVAIPDWRQAGTETGAGGAKRGLLRDIVEVPKMYLTENRVYGGNRTVLV, from the exons ATGGTGCTGGTTGTG CTAAGTGAACAGGACTTTGGAACAGGGAGTTCCTGTTGTTGGATCAACTGTCACATTCTTCCAATGGCTTTGTGGAAGGGACACAGGCGAGAGCTGGGACAGACAAGTGCAGGTGTCGGCCATATGTATGTGCAGCCCGTGCCTTTTTATGTGGAGAGTCACAAG CGTTCTCCCCTGGTGTCCACCAGCAGTCACTTCTCTGTCACCTCACGCTTGGAGCACGACAGGAAGCCTCAGACGGGGCCCCTGGCCAACACACTGCACCCACGTGCCCCTCCACACTGGAACACACACTTCCTCAATGAGCTGGCACAACAG ctcCGGGACTGTGGGACAGTGCGCCTGCTCTCTAAGCCAATCAGTGAAATGCAGGACAGCTACAGGGGCCAGGCTGCTCCACATGGCCCCCTGCTGGACCACTACTGCACCCTGCTG GCACTTTATGGACAGCTTGATCCAGGCCAGACCCCGACTGTGACAGCAGATCCTTTAGTCAGCACAGCTCATGCATACTACAGGCGCTTTAGCAG GTCAGAGATTGCCCCTTCCTCTGGTCTGGAAGCCCCTTCCTCCTACCTTAGCCTGAACAAGAGCTCCACCCACAGCCGCCTGCCGGGCCACAAAGCCCCTCCCACCATGTCCTGCCACCCTTGGCTGCCCCGCCCCTCTGTGCCCTTACCTTATGGAGGGAAACACAGCCTGTACAGGGACAGCTTCCGTGTGCCTGCCCCTCACCCTGCTCCCTCTGGTCCCTCGCCTGTTGCAATCCCAGACTGGCGACAAGCCGGGACTGAAACTGGGGCTGGAGGAGCTAAGAGAGGGCTTCTCAGGGACATCGTGGAGGTCCCCAAAATGTACCTGACAGAGAACCGGGTCTATGGGGGGAACCGGACTGTACTGGTCTGA